One genomic window of Candidatus Polarisedimenticolaceae bacterium includes the following:
- a CDS encoding PP2C family protein-serine/threonine phosphatase, producing the protein MQYKNLFRKLERTLSKIEGSSDQLATTAEILRRLVDDFRDDLGLVGGRIYARQDDAYVLEREYPEGRARLGFRIPSAYPVIQELAVQGFVYRRVDDPDVDREIEGALGVEVFAAIMVGDDNDQIIAFSLADDADASHVVHTLNTVRHAINLKLRHEFLQDRVLEAREIQLSLLPPNHKVFGDFDIYAQTRPAEEVGGDLFDYLPISKRALGLVVADASGHGLPAALQARDAIIGLRMGVAESLRITATLDKLNKVIHRSALASKFISLFYGELETNGTFVFCNAGHPPALVWDGAFMVELNRGGMVLGPNPEAAYERHYTSLSPGTVFLAYTDGITEAEDAHGESFGVERLRRIVRSRPWPDAKGLVESVFDAVHAFTGREQPEDDQTVLAVVRARSVAP; encoded by the coding sequence ATGCAGTACAAGAACCTCTTCCGCAAGCTCGAGCGCACGCTGAGCAAGATCGAAGGGTCGAGCGACCAGCTCGCCACGACCGCGGAGATCCTCCGCCGGCTCGTCGACGACTTCCGCGACGACCTCGGACTCGTCGGAGGCCGGATCTACGCCCGCCAGGACGACGCCTACGTCCTCGAGCGGGAGTACCCCGAGGGGCGCGCGCGCCTCGGCTTCCGGATCCCCTCGGCCTACCCCGTGATCCAGGAGCTCGCGGTCCAGGGGTTCGTCTACCGGCGCGTGGACGATCCGGACGTCGACCGGGAGATCGAGGGCGCCCTCGGCGTCGAGGTCTTCGCCGCGATCATGGTCGGCGACGACAACGACCAGATCATCGCCTTCTCGCTCGCCGACGACGCCGACGCCAGCCATGTGGTGCACACCCTCAATACGGTCCGGCACGCGATCAACCTCAAGCTGCGGCACGAGTTCCTCCAGGACCGCGTCCTCGAGGCGAGGGAGATCCAGCTCTCGCTGCTCCCTCCGAACCACAAGGTGTTCGGCGACTTCGACATCTACGCCCAGACGCGACCGGCCGAGGAGGTCGGGGGGGACCTCTTCGACTACCTCCCGATCTCGAAACGCGCGCTCGGCCTCGTCGTGGCCGACGCCTCGGGACACGGGCTTCCGGCGGCCCTGCAGGCGCGCGACGCGATCATCGGCCTGCGCATGGGCGTGGCGGAGAGCCTGCGCATCACGGCGACCCTCGACAAGCTCAACAAGGTCATCCACCGCTCCGCGCTCGCGTCGAAGTTCATCTCGCTGTTCTACGGGGAGCTCGAGACGAACGGCACGTTCGTCTTCTGCAACGCCGGGCATCCGCCCGCGCTCGTGTGGGACGGCGCGTTCATGGTCGAGCTGAACCGCGGCGGGATGGTCCTCGGGCCCAACCCCGAGGCCGCGTACGAACGCCATTACACCTCGCTCTCGCCCGGCACGGTCTTCCTCGCCTACACCGACGGGATCACCGAGGCGGAGGATGCCCACGGCGAGAGCTTCGGCGTCGAGCGCCTCAGACGGATCGTGCGCAGCCGCCCGTGGCCGGACGCGAAGGGCCTCGTGGAGTCCGTGTTCGACGCGGTGCACGCCTTCACGGGCCGGGAGCAGCCCGAGGACGACCAGACGGTGCTCGCCGTCGTGCGCGCGCGCTCAGTGGCCCCGTAG
- the hpnE gene encoding hydroxysqualene dehydroxylase HpnE, with amino-acid sequence MTPDVVVVGAGTAGLAAATALAERGARVTVLEARRTAGGRSRSWIAADGIVEDNGQHLLLGCYDEFLAFVRRTGGERTLRFESRLDLRLRERDGSVRRFRPAALPSPLDFGLGLARLRGFPWRSIVAARSLVRDAPGPGERTVADWLGFHGQGGEARRLLWDPLVLATINVEPERACASLLSEVVRRALLAGRGASRPVVATRGLTPLVVEPSVAYLRARGGTIVPGTPAGAIEVEDGRVARVRARDGRTFAAGAVLLAVPHAEAARLLPPGASAFDAAAAEALGASAIVGVHLVFDRPVQESLLEAFLGSRFQWSFERGILESGEPSGSLALVTSAAEDLAAAAVETVAREALDEVRRYLPAARAATLRRSRVVKERRATPILSPANAHLRPGPTTALANLALAGDWTDTGLPATLEGAALSGHRAAGVLWR; translated from the coding sequence GTGACCCCGGACGTCGTCGTCGTCGGCGCGGGGACGGCGGGACTCGCGGCGGCGACCGCGCTCGCGGAGCGGGGGGCGCGGGTCACGGTCCTCGAGGCGCGCCGGACCGCCGGCGGAAGATCGAGATCCTGGATCGCCGCGGACGGGATCGTCGAGGACAACGGCCAGCATCTCCTGCTCGGGTGTTACGACGAGTTCCTCGCCTTCGTCCGCCGCACGGGCGGCGAACGGACCCTGCGGTTCGAGAGCCGCCTCGATCTCCGGCTCCGCGAACGGGACGGCTCGGTTCGCCGGTTCCGGCCGGCGGCGCTCCCGTCCCCCCTCGACTTCGGACTCGGCCTGGCTCGGCTGCGCGGATTCCCCTGGCGCTCGATCGTCGCCGCGCGGTCGCTCGTGCGCGACGCCCCGGGCCCGGGGGAGCGAACGGTCGCCGACTGGCTCGGGTTCCACGGACAGGGCGGGGAGGCGCGCCGGCTGCTGTGGGATCCCCTCGTGCTCGCGACGATCAACGTCGAGCCCGAGCGGGCGTGCGCGTCCCTCCTCTCGGAGGTCGTCCGTCGCGCGCTGCTCGCGGGCCGGGGCGCCTCGCGCCCGGTCGTCGCGACGCGGGGGCTGACGCCGCTCGTCGTGGAGCCGTCGGTCGCCTACCTGCGCGCGCGAGGGGGCACGATCGTGCCGGGTACGCCGGCCGGCGCGATCGAGGTCGAGGACGGTCGCGTCGCGAGGGTGCGCGCCCGCGACGGTCGCACCTTCGCGGCCGGCGCCGTCCTCCTCGCGGTCCCGCATGCGGAAGCGGCGCGCTTGCTGCCGCCCGGAGCGTCGGCCTTCGACGCGGCGGCGGCGGAGGCGCTGGGCGCGTCGGCGATCGTCGGCGTGCACCTGGTCTTCGACCGGCCCGTGCAGGAGAGCCTGCTGGAGGCCTTCCTCGGCTCCCGGTTCCAGTGGTCGTTCGAGCGGGGGATCCTCGAGTCGGGCGAGCCGAGCGGATCGCTCGCCCTGGTGACCAGCGCCGCCGAGGATCTCGCCGCCGCCGCCGTCGAGACCGTGGCCCGCGAGGCGCTCGACGAGGTGCGACGTTACCTCCCCGCGGCGCGGGCCGCGACGCTGCGGCGCTCCCGGGTGGTCAAGGAACGGCGCGCGACCCCGATCCTCTCGCCCGCGAACGCGCACCTGCGCCCCGGGCCGACGACCGCACTTGCCAACCTCGCGCTCGCCGGGGACTGGACCGACACCGGACTTCCCGCCACCCTCGAAGGAGCCGCCCTCTCGGGCCATCGGGCCGCGGGCGTTCTCTGGCGCTGA
- a CDS encoding squalene/phytoene synthase family protein: MSSFFIAFRVLAPERRAAIEAVYAFCRAADDAVDDARDRDEGARALASVRARLDEAFRGGGAPALAEAIRRFELPRRPFDDLLEGCTWDLEGRRYPDREALRAYAYRVASTVGLLCVRIFGATGPGRERYAEELGIALQWTNVLRDVRPDLARGRLYLPASSLRSHGVTEEDLRSREPYARERIAALVLGEAAYARSRFAAARAALDPEDRPRVLSGSIMAAVYEALLSRIERAGDRVLDAELRLSAARRLWIAGRTLLRERLG, from the coding sequence GTGAGCAGTTTCTTCATCGCCTTTCGCGTTCTCGCCCCGGAGCGGAGGGCGGCGATCGAGGCGGTGTACGCCTTCTGCCGCGCGGCCGACGACGCGGTGGACGACGCCCGCGATCGGGACGAGGGCGCACGCGCCCTGGCGTCCGTGCGCGCGCGGCTCGACGAGGCGTTCCGCGGGGGCGGCGCCCCGGCGCTCGCGGAGGCGATCCGGCGCTTCGAGCTCCCGCGACGGCCGTTCGACGACCTGCTGGAGGGGTGTACGTGGGACCTCGAGGGGCGCAGGTACCCCGACCGCGAGGCCTTGCGCGCCTACGCCTACCGCGTCGCGTCCACGGTGGGGCTGCTGTGCGTGCGGATCTTCGGCGCGACGGGGCCGGGGCGGGAGCGTTACGCGGAGGAGCTCGGGATCGCGCTGCAGTGGACGAACGTCCTCCGCGACGTGCGTCCGGACCTGGCCCGCGGGCGCCTCTATCTCCCGGCGTCGTCGCTGCGCTCCCACGGGGTGACCGAGGAGGACCTCCGCTCGCGGGAGCCTTACGCCCGCGAGCGGATCGCGGCGCTCGTGCTCGGCGAGGCCGCCTACGCGCGATCCCGGTTCGCGGCGGCCCGCGCGGCGCTCGATCCCGAGGATCGGCCCCGGGTCTTGTCCGGCTCGATCATGGCGGCGGTGTACGAGGCCCTGCTCTCGCGCATCGAGCGCGCGGGCGACCGGGTGCTCGACGCCGAGCTCCGCCTGAGCGCCGCGCGGCGCCTCTGGATCGCCGGTCGGACGCTGCTGCGCGAGCGTCTCGGGTGA
- the hpnC gene encoding squalene synthase HpnC: MAASPLEAAYDHCRAVARGHYENFPVASLAVPARIRPHVCAVYAFARSADDFADEAEHEGRRLERLDAWEAELDRALAGTTSDPVFLALGDTIRRFDLPDRLLRDLLDAFRQDCRVRRYARFEDLLDYSRRSANPVGRLVLLLFGERDEAKALRSDAICTALQLTNFWQDVAVDLEKDRIYLPEEDRLRHGVTEAALREGRVDDAFRALMAEMTARTRDLYAEGAPLLDAVRGRLRLELRLVVAGGTRILHRLESGGYDVFRRRPRLALADWAAIGARALFP; encoded by the coding sequence ATGGCCGCATCTCCCCTCGAGGCCGCCTACGATCACTGCCGGGCGGTCGCCCGCGGGCATTACGAGAACTTCCCCGTCGCCTCGCTCGCGGTTCCCGCGCGGATCCGCCCCCACGTCTGCGCGGTCTACGCCTTCGCCCGCTCGGCGGACGACTTCGCCGACGAGGCCGAGCACGAGGGGCGGCGCCTCGAGCGGCTCGACGCGTGGGAGGCCGAGCTCGACCGCGCGCTCGCGGGAACGACGTCGGATCCCGTCTTCCTGGCGCTCGGCGACACGATCCGCAGATTCGATCTGCCCGACCGCCTCCTCCGCGACCTCCTCGACGCGTTCCGACAGGACTGCCGCGTGCGGCGCTACGCGCGATTCGAGGACCTGCTCGACTACTCCCGTCGATCGGCGAACCCCGTCGGCCGACTGGTCCTGCTGCTCTTCGGCGAGCGCGACGAGGCCAAGGCGCTCCGCTCCGACGCGATCTGCACGGCGCTGCAGCTCACGAACTTCTGGCAGGATGTGGCGGTGGACCTGGAGAAGGACCGCATCTACCTCCCGGAGGAGGACCGCCTGCGCCACGGGGTCACCGAGGCCGCCCTTCGCGAGGGGCGCGTGGACGACGCCTTTCGCGCGCTGATGGCGGAGATGACCGCGCGCACGCGCGACCTGTACGCGGAGGGCGCCCCTCTGCTCGACGCGGTGCGGGGGAGGCTGCGCCTCGAGCTGCGCCTGGTCGTCGCCGGAGGGACGCGCATCCTCCATCGACTCGAGAGCGGCGGGTACGACGTCTTTCGGCGCCGCCCGAGGCTCGCCCTCGCCGACTGGGCGGCGATCGGGGCGCGGGCGCTGTTCCCGTGA